Proteins from a genomic interval of Cydia amplana chromosome 8, ilCydAmpl1.1, whole genome shotgun sequence:
- the LOC134650026 gene encoding uncharacterized protein LOC134650026 translates to MSQLQAGQQLVKKTMDEMIQQKQSTEKVTIQARQEFSESFQSSYEEEFEEETHIDAHGNKTSKRIESSSESSEHSKSADVKVKATGLNNEQVKALTDCANQAGQLALDSKAAN, encoded by the coding sequence ATGTCTCAACTGCAAGCCGGTCAGCAGCTGGTGAAGAAGACCATGGATGAGATGATCCAACAAAAACAAAGCACAGAAAAGGTTACCATCCAGGCAAGACAGGAGTTCAGCGAGAGTTTCCAATCAAGTTACGAAGAAGAATTTGAAGAGGAGACTCACATCGATGCGCACGGAAACAAGACGTCAAAGAGAATAGAATCCAGCAGTGAGAGCTCTGAGCATTCTAAGAGCGCCGATGTCAAGGTGAAAGCTACGGGACTCAACAATGAACAAGTGAAAGCACTTACAGACTGCGCAAACCAGGCAGGACAACTGGCCCTGGACTCTAAAGCCGCAAACTGA